In Oryza sativa Japonica Group chromosome 11, ASM3414082v1, the following are encoded in one genomic region:
- the LOC4350071 gene encoding dirigent protein 1, with translation MAASSSLSPSLLLGCSFLIAAAVLLRRHDSAAATTTTTTHLHFYMHDAYTGPAPTAMRVVSGRSLLQSTTDIVDGSSPPRQFGDIVVLNNALTEGPDAGSARVGTAQGFGVRVSEGGLVTDLSMHLVMEAGEHRGSSVAIKGRIDVGVGVRESVVVGGTGRFRLARGYMASSSYDYSLAAGGVVEIHVYLQH, from the coding sequence ATggcggcgtcatcctccctgtctccttccctcctcctcggCTGCTCCTTCCTCATCGCGGCCGCcgtcctccttcgccgccatgacagcgccgccgccaccaccaccaccaccacccacctcCACTTCTACATGCACGACGCCTACACCGGCCCGGCTCCCACCGCCATGCGCGTCGTCTCCGGCCGCTCCTTGCTGCAGTCCACCACCGACATCGTCGacggctcgtcgccgccgcggcagtTCGGGGACATCGTGGTGCTGAACAACGCGCTGACGGAGGGGCCGGACGCCGGCAGCGCGCGCGTGGGCACGGCGCAGGGGTTCGGGGTGCGGGTGTCGGAGGGCGGGTTGGTGACGGACCTGAGCATGCACCTGGTGATGGAGGCCGGCGAGCACCGCGGCAGCTCGGTGGCGATCAAGGGCCGGatcgacgtcggcgtcggcgtgcgCGAGTCGGTGGTCGTCGGCGGCACCGGCCGGTTCCGGCTCGCGCGCGGGTACATGGCCAGCAGCAGCTACGACtacagcctcgccgccggcggcgtcgtcgagaTCCACGTCTACCTGCAGCACTAG